DNA sequence from the Syntrophales bacterium genome:
GCCTGATACTCGACTCGAATTTGGAGATATTGCAGGAGGTTGTGGGAAAAACGTGGGAACCAAAAAGCTGCTGTTTGTTACTCAGTTTGAAGAATTGTGGTTTGATGCATTAGAATCATTAATGGATCTTAGGAAAGCAGGGTTTAATCACGTGGTATTTATCCATGTGGTTGAGAGAAGTAAAGTGGCCATGCGGCGCGGCAAGGGCTATCTCAAAGACGAAGAAGTAAAATTGAAGGAAATAGCCAATGTGCGTTTTATCGACTGGGCAGAAAGTCTTTTTGAACAGGGGATGGAGGTTGGAGCTTACATCCTTGTGGGTGAGCTCGTCCCCAAAGTCATTTCCGCTGCCCAAGAGGAAGATGTTGATCTTATAGTCACAGGTTACCACAAGAAAGGTAAAATAGAAGAACTTTATGCCGGTTCAGAAATCATAGAGATTCTCCGAAGGACATCCAAGCCTGTATTTGTACATAAGTATATGCTGCCTTCCGGTAAGGTGAATGATAAGCCTTTTGAAAAACCGCTTCTGGCAACGGACTGGTCTCCTGCCAGCGAAAGAGCGGTCGAAACCCTGATCAGTTTGAAGAGTGTTATTAAACATATAGAGGTGATTCATGTCGCCAGCGAAAAGAGCTTAACGGGCTCTTCGGCAATGGGCGTACAAAAAATCCGAAAGGAAACCAGGCAAAGGCTGGATGAGACCTGTGAAATGTTTCGTGCCGCCGGAATAGATGCCGGAGCTCATTTATATGTCGGCAATATTACCGAGCAGATCAATAGAGCAGCGCAGGAACGAGGGGCAAGCATGATTGTTGCCGGGACAACGGGCAAAGGACCGTGGAAAGAGAGATGGCTCGGGAGCGTCCCGCAAAAGTTAGCCGAGGAATCAGAGTTCCCTGCCCTGCTGGTTCCTGCTGAAATTAAAACGACCACCCGTTAAGAGAATTGTTTGGATTGTGATGAAACTCCTTTACGCAACTAATCTCGAAGAAAATACACTTTCTTTCAGCATGATAGAAGACTTATTGGCCTTGAAGAGGGCAGGTCTTGAGGAGATCGTCTTTTTACAGACCATCCCTGACATTATGATGGATAAAAGTGAAACTAAATCAAGAAGGAAATGGCTTGCAGACCTATCCGATCTTGGGATTAAGTCCAGCGTTTTGACAGAAGAAGTGCTGTCTCTACCGGGAATTTTAAATGCAGCCAAGAAGGAAGAAGTATCACTTATTGTGGTCAATCTCGACAGAACGACAAATAATCCATCCCGTAGTTCCCTCATAAAGAATCTGATTAAAACCGCTCCTATACCCATTCTGATTATTAACGACAGTCAAGAGGCAGCAACGGCAAAAGACAAGGGATTTTTCGATCACGTTGTCTTTACCACGGATTGGTCTCCTGCGTCTGAAAAGGCCTTGACATATCTGTTGGGTTTCAAGGAAATACTGGGTGCGGTGGAAATTGTAAATGTCATAAACGGAAAGCTAACTGTAAGGGATATGCGCGAGTTGAAAGAGAAGCTGGCTCACACACGTAAAATATGCCTCGATGAAAACATAGATGCGGAATCACATATCTATGCCGGCCAGACGTCGGAAGAGATAATAACCGCTTCTAAAGATTACAGAGCCACCCTTATTGTCCTGGGCGCTATCTCTGAAAAACCACTGTTTAAGAAAATTTTCAAAAAGAGTTCAACATACATGGTTGCCGAAGAAGCGGCAGTACCGGTGTTAATTGTACCTTAGCAGGCAGTTGGAATTTTTATAGAACGGAAGGGATTTGAACTGTGGAAGTAACACTCTTGATTCAGGCAACAGATGATTCGTTTCGCATTTTGGAAGACGCCAGAGAACAGGCAGAAGGGTTGTTAACCACTGCCGTCAAGATAACATCCGAAACACGACAGATAGAAGAACAAAAAATTCAAGCCCTCTTTAAAGGGGCCCAGGAAACAAAATCCGGCTTCCAGAATTTTATTGCTACTTTTTTCATCCTGATGGTTTTCTGGACTATGTTATCAGGAAAGTTCGACCTTTTTCATCTTGCCCTTGGCGTTATATGTTCCTTTCTAATTGCTTTTATGACGCAGGATTTACTCTTTGCCAATACGAGGGTGGGAGATATAAGAATAATAGTTCAAAGGTTTATTGCTTATATACCATGGCTTCTCTATCAAATCATCCTATCCAATTTCCATGTAGCCTATCTGGCTCTGTCTCCAAAAATGCCGATTGATCCTAAGATAATCAGATTTAACACAAAACTGGAGAGCGATATCTCCTGGGTGACGCTGGCAAACTCAATTACCCTCACACCAGGAACCATTACCATGGATATCATGGAAGGGGAGTTTTTTATTCACGCTCTAAGTAAAAAGGTGGCAGATGATCTCAATACCGGAGAGATGGAAGACAGGGTCGCTCATGTCTTTATGGAAGCAGATCATATCTACGTACAGGATGTATTAGACGTTGCCCGGATATACGGGGCGCTGAGAAAGCATGCTTAGATTATCTCTTGCCCTTTGCATAAAAGATGTAAACAAAAAGTTTTTATAACCAAAACTAATTCTTAACTGCAGGAACCTCAGATGATACGTCAAAGCGATGATATAATTATCGGTACAGTCGCAAGGATGCTGGTACCATTTATTCAGCTTTTTGCTCTCTATGTCATTATGCATGGACACTACAGCCCGGGAGGAGGTTTTCAGGGGGGTGTCATCCTTGGGGCAAGTCTCGTCTTATTACTCATAACGCACGGCTTGCCGGAAACTAAAAAACTTTTATCCGAAAAAGGTGTGACAATACTGAGCTGTTTAGGCGTGCTGATTTATTCAGGAATTGGGCTTCTATGTCTTATCCTTCTTGGGAACTATCTCGATTACGGCCAATTGTCTAAAATCCTGCATGTAACGCCGGCTGAGGCACGATCGCTCGGTATTTTAGGCATTGAAACTGGTGTAGGGCTCACTGTAATGGCCATTATGTTTTCAATATTTATTGATATTTCTACAGGCGGGGTACTCCCTGAAGATGAAGAAGAGTAGCCTTCTGCCACTTTGTTAAGGGTTTATGATGAATCAATTTTTTCTCGGT
Encoded proteins:
- a CDS encoding universal stress protein produces the protein MGTKKLLFVTQFEELWFDALESLMDLRKAGFNHVVFIHVVERSKVAMRRGKGYLKDEEVKLKEIANVRFIDWAESLFEQGMEVGAYILVGELVPKVISAAQEEDVDLIVTGYHKKGKIEELYAGSEIIEILRRTSKPVFVHKYMLPSGKVNDKPFEKPLLATDWSPASERAVETLISLKSVIKHIEVIHVASEKSLTGSSAMGVQKIRKETRQRLDETCEMFRAAGIDAGAHLYVGNITEQINRAAQERGASMIVAGTTGKGPWKERWLGSVPQKLAEESEFPALLVPAEIKTTTR
- a CDS encoding universal stress protein — protein: MKLLYATNLEENTLSFSMIEDLLALKRAGLEEIVFLQTIPDIMMDKSETKSRRKWLADLSDLGIKSSVLTEEVLSLPGILNAAKKEEVSLIVVNLDRTTNNPSRSSLIKNLIKTAPIPILIINDSQEAATAKDKGFFDHVVFTTDWSPASEKALTYLLGFKEILGAVEIVNVINGKLTVRDMRELKEKLAHTRKICLDENIDAESHIYAGQTSEEIITASKDYRATLIVLGAISEKPLFKKIFKKSSTYMVAEEAAVPVLIVP
- a CDS encoding Na+/H+ antiporter subunit E → MEVTLLIQATDDSFRILEDAREQAEGLLTTAVKITSETRQIEEQKIQALFKGAQETKSGFQNFIATFFILMVFWTMLSGKFDLFHLALGVICSFLIAFMTQDLLFANTRVGDIRIIVQRFIAYIPWLLYQIILSNFHVAYLALSPKMPIDPKIIRFNTKLESDISWVTLANSITLTPGTITMDIMEGEFFIHALSKKVADDLNTGEMEDRVAHVFMEADHIYVQDVLDVARIYGALRKHA
- a CDS encoding MnhB domain-containing protein; its protein translation is MIRQSDDIIIGTVARMLVPFIQLFALYVIMHGHYSPGGGFQGGVILGASLVLLLITHGLPETKKLLSEKGVTILSCLGVLIYSGIGLLCLILLGNYLDYGQLSKILHVTPAEARSLGILGIETGVGLTVMAIMFSIFIDISTGGVLPEDEEE